A genomic region of Candidatus Neomarinimicrobiota bacterium contains the following coding sequences:
- a CDS encoding GWxTD domain-containing protein codes for MIKKTIKIVITIIFIFVLCNGQSGLRENFQYSQETESPFFYYDVIYYPLVTRDSVDIEIIIKVPFDAVVFVKDGDYFVGKYEINILLLDEQEAQVASKIWTQEIRTKNYDETNSTEHYDVSKIVFREGPSNYFLTIGIMDLETKKSSFRKKKLNLKDFYSRTLTISKIFIVDQVITHEDGTIELIPSINNSVKNENDYFYIGFVLLSDSGYANFNYTISDMDNNIILQGEYNKYLKKGRTQELVKIKRQKLGYNRYKFHLRININNETVEQNLVFNVRWYGMSNYINNLDEAIQQLRYIASAKTIRDMLKSSEEEKKEKFKKFWADLDPSPGTEKNELMEEYYRRVAYANEHFSNFLPGWKTDRGMIFILFGPPSEVERHPFEMNTRPYEIWYYYEINRTFVFVDETGFGDYRLVSPIYDVPGIY; via the coding sequence ATGATTAAAAAAACAATAAAGATTGTCATTACTATAATTTTTATTTTTGTTCTTTGTAATGGACAGAGTGGATTGAGGGAAAATTTTCAATATAGTCAGGAGACTGAATCTCCATTTTTCTATTATGATGTTATATATTATCCACTTGTGACGCGTGATTCTGTAGATATTGAGATTATAATTAAGGTGCCTTTCGATGCTGTGGTATTTGTTAAAGATGGAGATTATTTTGTGGGAAAGTATGAGATAAATATACTACTTTTGGATGAGCAGGAAGCTCAAGTGGCTTCAAAAATATGGACACAGGAAATAAGGACGAAGAATTATGATGAGACAAATTCAACCGAGCATTATGATGTTAGTAAAATTGTTTTCCGTGAAGGACCATCAAATTATTTTCTGACGATTGGCATTATGGATTTGGAAACAAAAAAAAGTAGCTTTAGAAAGAAGAAATTAAATTTAAAAGATTTTTATAGTAGAACCCTTACAATCAGTAAAATCTTTATTGTAGACCAGGTCATAACTCATGAGGACGGTACTATAGAGTTAATACCGTCTATTAATAATAGTGTAAAAAATGAAAATGATTACTTTTATATAGGATTTGTATTGTTATCAGATAGTGGGTATGCAAATTTTAATTATACCATTTCGGATATGGATAATAATATAATTCTTCAAGGTGAATACAATAAGTATTTGAAAAAAGGGCGAACACAGGAACTTGTTAAAATAAAAAGGCAAAAATTAGGCTATAATAGGTACAAATTCCATCTTAGAATAAATATCAATAATGAAACGGTAGAACAGAACCTTGTCTTCAATGTAAGATGGTATGGAATGTCGAATTATATAAATAATCTTGATGAAGCTATTCAACAATTGAGGTATATTGCCTCAGCCAAGACGATAAGGGATATGCTCAAAAGTTCAGAAGAGGAGAAAAAGGAGAAGTTTAAAAAGTTTTGGGCTGACCTTGATCCAAGTCCTGGTACAGAGAAAAATGAATTAATGGAAGAGTATTATAGAAGAGTAGCCTATGCTAATGAACATTTTTCTAACTTTCTTCCCGGCTGGAAAACAGATAGAGGTATGATTTTTATACTTTTTGGTCCGCCAAGTGAAGTTGAAAGACATCCTTTTGAAATGAATACAAGGCCATATGAGATCTGGTACTATTATGAGATAAACAGAACATTCGTATTTGTTGATGAGACTGGGTTTGGCGATTATAGACTAGTTTCACCCATTTATGATGTTCCAGGGATTTATTAA
- a CDS encoding PD40 domain-containing protein: MKINNAIILILSIINFLTAQPIKIVGVPIIVSPKDKYFISPKWSPNLKYISVTEPKYNGIYVISLKDKKIHQITDELSAGYKYQWSPDGKFIAAKVNKKQFDKIYSAIKIFEIPSGKFIIIKEYNKDDSGFPLWTKDGKSIYLNFYDQLKMFPVFNKQEQNGYENLIYVKDNKLYLYNPQKDTEINILDQLKIELSNFRIIDTAISPDHNKIAIETTASLVYILSLRENITYKLPDANSVSWSPDSKHLVFCKSTDDGHNFISSDIYISTWDGKNLFQITNTPDKIELSPSWSPDGKWIVYSLFNSGKILIQKITYLEN, translated from the coding sequence ATGAAAATAAATAACGCAATTATACTAATTCTATCAATAATCAATTTTTTAACAGCACAGCCAATAAAAATTGTTGGCGTCCCAATAATAGTCTCGCCAAAAGATAAATATTTTATATCACCGAAATGGTCACCAAATTTAAAATATATAAGCGTAACCGAACCAAAATACAATGGTATTTATGTTATATCTTTGAAAGATAAAAAAATCCATCAAATTACTGATGAGCTAAGCGCTGGATACAAATACCAATGGAGCCCCGATGGTAAATTCATAGCGGCTAAAGTAAATAAAAAACAATTTGATAAGATTTATTCTGCAATAAAAATTTTTGAAATACCTTCCGGGAAATTTATAATAATAAAGGAATACAATAAAGACGACAGCGGATTCCCATTATGGACGAAAGATGGGAAAAGCATATATTTAAATTTTTATGATCAACTCAAGATGTTCCCTGTTTTTAATAAGCAAGAACAAAATGGATATGAGAATCTTATCTATGTAAAAGACAATAAGTTATACCTCTATAATCCACAAAAAGACACTGAAATCAACATCTTAGATCAATTAAAAATTGAGCTTTCAAATTTTAGAATAATCGACACAGCAATATCTCCAGATCATAATAAAATCGCTATTGAAACAACTGCATCACTGGTTTATATACTATCACTTCGGGAGAACATTACATATAAACTTCCTGATGCTAACAGCGTATCCTGGTCGCCAGACAGCAAACATCTGGTTTTTTGTAAGTCAACCGATGACGGACATAACTTTATATCATCGGATATATATATTTCTACATGGGATGGTAAAAACCTCTTTCAGATTACAAATACTCCTGACAAAATTGAGCTATCTCCCTCATGGTCTCCTGATGGTAAATGGATTGTATATAGTTTATTTAATTCAGGGAAAATATTAATACAAAAGATAACGTATCTGGAAAATTAA